The following DNA comes from Campylobacter concisus.
TTTTGGCAATTATCTTAGCTACCATTGGTGCTATTATATTTGTCGAGATGGGTGAAAGGCGTATCCCTATTTCTTACTCAAGAAAAGTGATAATGGAAAATCAAAACAAACGTATAATGAACTATATACCGATCAAAGTAAATTTAAGCGGTGTTATTCCACCGATATTTGCTAGTGCGATTTTGATGTTTCCAAGTACGATCTTGCAAGCTAGTACAAATCCAATCATCCAAGCTATCAATGATTTTTTAAGTCCAAATGGCTATATGTTTAACGTTTTAACATTTTTATTTATCATCTTCTTTGCGTTTTTCTATGCATCGATCGTGTTTAACACAAAAGATATAAGTGAAAATTTAAAGAAACAAGGCGGATTTATCCCAGGCGTTAGACCAGGTGAGAGTACAGCTAGCTATCTAAATGAAGTAGCTGGAAGGCTAACTTTAGGTGGTGCTTTATACTTGGGTATCATTTCAACACTGCCTTGGGTACTTGTAAAGACTATGGGTGTTCCATTTTATTTTGGTGGCACGTCAGTACTTATTGTGGTTTCAGTAGCACTTGATACGATGAGGCGTATAGAAGCCCAGTCTTATACAAACAAATACCAAACTCTAAGTGCAGTAGGTCTATAAAATGGCTATCACGCTTAAAAGACCAGCTGAGATAGAGAAAATGAGAGCGGCGAACAAGATCGTCGCTCGAACTCTTGATCATGTTTCTACAATCATAAAACCTGGAATTTCACTTCTTGAGATAGATAAAATTTGTGAAGATATGATAAGGGCTGCTGGAGCAAAACCTGCTTTTAAAGGGCTCTATGGCTTTCCAAATGCAGCTTGCATAAGCGTCAATGAAGTGGTGATCCACGGAATCCCAAATGAATACAAGCTAAAAGAGGGTGATATCGTTAGCGTTGATATCGGCTCAAATTTAGATGGTTATTTTGGTGATTCAGCTAGGACTTTTGGGGTTGGTAAAATTTCAAAAGAAGACGAGGCTTTGATTGCTTGCTCAAAAGATGCGCTATATTTTGCGATTGATATCATAAGAGCTGGTATGCATTTTAAAGAAATTTGCTACGAGCTTGAGAAATTTATAATAGGCAGAGGCTATGTACCTTTACGTGGGTATTGTGGTCATGGCATAGGCAAAAGGCCACACGAAGAGCCAGAAATTCCAAACTATCTTGAAGGAAACAACCCAAAAGCTGGACCAAAGATAAAAGAGGGAATGGTATTTTGTATAGAGCCGATGATCTGCCAAAAAGACGGCACGCCAGTTTTAGGAAGCGATAACTGGAAAGTAACCTCAAAAGATGGTTTAAGAACTAGCCATTATGAGCATTGCATGGCGATAGTTAATGGCAAAGCCGAAATTTTAAGCCAAGCGTAAAATTTATGGCAAAAATTTAAAGAAAGGAGAGTTTGTGGCAAAAGACGATGTCATTGAGATTGATGGAAATGTTGTTGAAGCACTACCAAATGCAACTTTTAAAGTTGAGCTTGACAACAAACATATAATTTTATGTCATATCGCCGGTAAGATGAGAATGCATTATATAAAGATAATGCCTGGCGACCGCGTAAAAGTAGAACTTACGCCATATAGCCTAGATAAAGGCAGGATCACTTATAGATATAAGTAAATTTAGCCTCTTGGCAAATATGCTAAGTAAATTTAAAGCTGGTTTTGGATAAAATCCAAGCTTTGCGAAAAGCTGTATGAAGAATTATTTTCAAAGTTCCCCACTTATTTTGAAAATAGTTGGTCTAAATTTTTTCTTTAGACCTGATGCAGCCCCTAAAAAAGTGGAATAAATTTTTAGGAGACTAAAATGAAAGTTCGTCCTTCTGTAAAGAAGATGTGTGACAAATGTAAAATTGTCAAACGTAGTGGCATAATTCGTGTTATCTGCGAAAATCCAAAACATAAACAAAGACAAGGATAAGGCATGGCACGTATTGCAGGTGTAGATTTACCAAACAAAAAGAGAATAGAGTATGGTTTGACTTATATCTATGGTATAGGTCTTTATAAATCTCGTCAAATTCTTGACGCAGCTGGAATTTCTTACGACAAGAGAGTTTATGAGCTTAGTGAAGATGAAGCGGCAGCTATCCGTAAAGAAATTCAAGAGCATCACGTCGTTGAGGGTGACTTGAGAAAACAAGTTGCTATGGATATCAAAGCTCTTATGGATCTTGGAAGTTATAGAGGTCTTCGCCATAGAAAGGGTCTTCCTGTTCGTGGTCAAAAGACTAAAACTAATGCTAGAACCAGAAAAGGCAGACGTAAAACTGTCGGTGCAGCTACTAAGTAAGGCAAGGGTTAAAGGATAATAAATGGCGAAAAGAAAAATTGTTAAGAAAAAAGTAGTTAGAAAAAGTATAGCCAAAGGTATCGTTTATATCAGTGCAACATTTAACAATACTATGGTAACTGTAACTGATGAAATGGGAAATGCTATTGCATGGAGTAGTGCAGGTGGCTTAGGCTTTAAAGGTAGTAAAAAATCAACTCCTTATGCAGCTCAACAGGCAGTTGAAGATGCTCTAAATAAAGCAAAAGAGCATGGTATAAAAGAAGTTGGTGTTAAGGTTCAAGGTCCAGGTAGCGGACGTGAAACGGCTGTTAAAAGTGTAGGAACTGTTGAAGGAATTAAAGTATCTTTCTTTAAAGACATTACACCTTTACCACACAATGGTTGTAGACCGCCAAAACGCCGCCGCGTATAATTAGAGAAAAATAGGAGAAATTATTATGGCTAGATATACAGGACCTGTTGAAAAATTAGAAAGACGTCTTGGTGTGTCTCTTGCGTTAAAGGGCGAAAGAAGACTTGCTGGTAAAAGTGCTTTTGAAAAAAGACCTTATGCACCAGGACAACATGGACAAAGAAGAGCAAAAATAAGCGAATATGGCTTACAACTTCGCGAGAAACAAAAAGCTAAATTTATGTACGGTGTTTCAGAGAAACAATTTAGAAGATTATTTCAAGAAGCAGCACGCCGCGAGGGCAACACTGGTGCTCTTTTGGTTCAACTGCTAGAGCAAAGACTAGATAATGTTGTTTACAGAATGGGCTTTGCAACAACTCGTCGTTTTGCTCGCCAGCTAGTAACTCATGGACATATTTTAGTAAATGGTAAAAGAGTAGATATACCATCTTACAGAGTTGAGCCAGGTGCAAAAGTAGAGATTGTTGAAAAATCTAAGAACAATCCACAAATTGTTCGTGCAATAGATCTTACAGCGCAAACTGGTATTGTTGCTTGGGTAGATGTTGAAAAAGAGAAAAAATTTGGAATTTTCACTAGAAATCCAGAAAGAGAAGAGGTTATCATTCCTGTTGAGGAAAGATTTATAGTAGAGCTTTATTCAAAATAATAGAGGGTATAAAGATGAGAAAGATTACTACATCAGCTTATATGCCAACTGAAATTGAAGTTAAAAGTGTTAGCGAAAATGTTGCTAACATTACAGCGTATCCTTTTGAGGCGGGCTATGCTGTTACCTTGGCTCACCCATTGCGTCGTCTTCTTTACACAAGCACAGTAGGTTTTGCTCCTATTGGCGTAAAGATAAAAGGCGTTAGCCATGAATTTGATAGTATGCGTGGTATGCTAGAAGACGTAGCATTTTTTATTATAAATTTGAAAAAAATCAGATTTAAATTAAAAAGCGCCAGCGAGCGCGAAGTTATAGAGTATAGCTTTAAAGGACCAAAAGAGATAACTGGGGCTGATCTAAATAATGATCTAGTTGAGATCGTTAACCCAGATGCATACCTTGCTACAATAAATGAAGATGCTGAGTTAAATTTTTCAGTTATCATTCAAAAAGGTATCGGATATGTTCCTAGTGAAGAGATCAGAGAAGAGATCGAAGACGACTATATCGCACTTGATGCTTTTTTTACACCTGTTAAAAAAGCAGTTTATGATATACAAAATGTCTTGGTTGAGGATGACCCAGACTATGAAAAGATTGTATTTACTATAACAACTGATGGTCAAGTTAGTCCGATAGAGGCTTTTAAAAATTGTTTAGAAGCCATGTATCAACAAATGTCAGTATTTAAAGGAATTTTAGATATTGATGTTAGTACTCCAGTTACTAGCTCAAGTGCAGGCGGTGAGTTTTCAAAGTTACTTTCTAGCGTAGAAGATCTAAATTTAAGCGCTAGAAGTTTCAACTGCCTTGACAAAGCTGATATTAGATTTATTGGCGAGCTTGCATTAATGGACGAAAATGAGCTTAAAGAGCTTAAAAATTTAGGTAAAAAATCTCTTGAAGAGATTAAGGCGGTTATGGAAGAGATAGGCTATCCAGTTGGTACCGATGTGTTAAAAGATGGCAAAGAGCAACTAAGAAAGAAAATAACCGAGCTTAAAGCACAAATGAGTGTAAAAGAATAAAAGGACAATAGATGAGACATAAACACGGATATCGCAAACTTGGTAGAACGTCATCTCATAGATCTGCATTGCTTAAGAATTTAGCGATAGCTATCATCAAAAGCGAAAAGATAGAGACAACTTTACCAAAAGCAAAAGAGCTTAGAAGCTATGTTGAAAAGCTTATCACAAGAGCTAGAAAGGGAGATTCTAACGCTCACAGAGCAGTATTTGCTTCATTGCAAGACAAAGAGACTACAAATAAGCTAGTTACTGAAGTAGCTCCAAAATTTAAAGAGCGCAACGGTGGCTATACAAGAATCATCAAAACTCGCGTTCGCAGAGGCGACGCAGCCGAGATGGCTTATATAGAGCTAGTAGCTGAATAATTATTAGAGAGCTTCGGCTCTCTTTTTTTAGTTTCTTGAATATAAAATTAAAATAAAATCCTTCTTTCAAAAGCTTTCTCAAGCTATAAATTTCTTTAATTATCTACCAAAATTATTAACCAAAAATCATAAACTTTCATGGTTAAAAGTTGTAAATCTTCTAATCTAAAATCATATATTTTAAATTTTTACCTTTAAACTCTTTACTAAAATTTTATTTTATAAAGACGATATTTGTTTCAGGTGTCTAATAAATTTCAAAGGATTTGAGATGATAGGTAGTGTAAATGGAGTTGGGACAAATTTTTATATTGGCTCGCAAAGTAGTAGAGCGCAAGAGCTTGATACTAAAAATACTAAATCCAATAAAGACAAAAATTCTTTAAATGATTTATCTAGTAGTTTGGTTGATGAACGAAAAAGTCATACCGATACTAGAGGTGAGCCAATAAATTTAAATGAAACAAATACGATAAAATTTCAAAAAAATAGCGAGAATCTAACATTTGCTAGCAATTTCTCGCTATCAGGCATAGCTGCCAATGGCAAGATAAGTATCTGGGGCAAGCTCATGGGATACGATAAACAAGTCAGCCAAGATGAGATAAATGATCTCAAAAATTTTATCAACCAGACCAAAGCACTTGGTTTTGGCAGAGCTCACGAAGAGATCATAGGATATTATCCAACAGATGTTGATCTCTTTGCAAAAGAATACACATCAAAACTTGATAACACACTTCTTGGACTTAGCCATAAGAGCCACGTGGAAGGGTTTGAGATACTTGATAAAGACCTAAGCATAGATGAATTTAAAGATAAGTGGATTGATTATGCGCTTAGGCAGTATCTTGGCGAAAGAGTCGGCGTGGAGAGCATTACAATAGGCAAAAAGGCTATCTCTATGCTAACAAGCACTAATAAGCCCCCAGTTGAGTATCAGACGCTACAAAATATAAATTTCACTGACGAAGAGAGCAAGCAGAGATTTCTCACACTCATGAAAGCTGGCATGAAGAGTGGGGCGGATTTTAAAGAGGTGGTAGAGGGCGTGCTCTCGCTTTATAATGTGCAAAATACGGACAAACTTGATGGCAACAAAGTCTATGCTTCAGTGATCGGACGAAGCGAGAAATTAACTACTTACGACATCAACAAAGATGAGAAATTTGCCTATCTTAAGGAGCTAATGCAGCTTGAGAAAAACGGAGTTGATATACTAAAACTAATGGAAAAAGTGGAGCAAAAACAGAAATTAGATATAAAAGTGTAGGCTAAGTTTAGCTTTTTGTGCCGCCTATCTTTTATGATTTTAGTTATAAGCGGCTCTTTTTACTTGGTTTAAATTTTTAAATGATAGAATCTTGATTTCTATTATTAAAATTACGGAGAACTCGTGAGAAAGCTACTTTGGCTAAATCCCGTTGTAAAAAATATGTATGACCTCTCTGTGTTAAAAGAGCTCTTGCAAAATAAGGGCTTTAACATAGTAGAGTGCGAAAAAGATCATGTTAGTGATATCAAAAATTCATATAAAAATTTATGTTCTAAAGGCATGGTTTTAGACAGTCGCTGTCCAAGAGCTGTAAATTTTATAAGATCAAATTTCAAAGAATTTTCAAATAATATTTCAAGCTTAAATCCCATTTTAATTGAAAGCGCCATTGAGCTTAGCTCGAAGCTAAAAGAAGATGAGTGGCTTTATATAACAACGCCTTGTGAGGACTTGGCTGAGCTTGGAAATTCTTTAAAATTGGAGCAAACTACATTTTTAACATGGAAAAAATTTAAAGAGCTAAACGATATAAATTTACAAACAAGCAAAATAGAATCAAGTCCGATCCCGCCCGGATTTTTTGAAAATTTAGGTATAAAAACACTAAGTTTGTGTAGTAAAGAAAAGATACAAAACGCATTTTCATATAAATTTAGTGAGCTTAAAAACTATCAGATCATCGAGCTTTTGTACTGTAAAAATGGCTGTCACAATGGAGATGGGCTGTGAGGGAAATTTTTAAAAAGAGCATTTTGATCTTAGCAATCTTTGCCCTCTGGCAGGTCGTTTGCGAGCTAGAAATTTTCACGCCGTATATCTTGCCAAGTCCTATTACGACACTTAAAACGATGTTTGATATGAGCTTAAGTGGTGAGCTAATAACGCATGTGACGATTAGCTTTAAGCGTATATTTGTTGGCTATACTTTTGCTTTTGTTTTGGCATTTATTTTTGGCGGAGTGGCGGCGCTATTTCCAAAAGCTAGTATTTATTATGAGTGGATTTTAGAATTTTTTAGAAATGTTCCGCCACTTAGCCTTATTGCTATTTTGGTGCTTTGGTTTGGCATAAACGAAACTCCAAAAATTATTATTATCATCCTAGCATCATTTTTTCCAATGTTTTTAAGCATTTCAAAAGGGCTAACTAGCTGCGATGTGAAGCTTATTGAGGTTGGTAAAATTTTTTGTTTTAGTAAATTTGAAATTTTTTACAAAATCATCCTAAAAAATGCAATAAAGGATATCTTTGTAGGT
Coding sequences within:
- the secY gene encoding preprotein translocase subunit SecY — its product is MDKTLTNKILITLAFLFAYRILAYVPVPGVNVDVIKEFFNSNNSNALGLFNMFSGKAAERLSIISLGIMPYITASIIMELLAATFPKLGQMKKERDGMQKYMQIIRYATIVITLVQSIGVSIGLQSLSGRGGEQAIMIDINLFIAISAVSMLTGTMLLMWIGEQITQRGIGNGISLIIFAGIVSGIPSAIGGTINLVNTSEMNFLTVIAILAIILATIGAIIFVEMGERRIPISYSRKVIMENQNKRIMNYIPIKVNLSGVIPPIFASAILMFPSTILQASTNPIIQAINDFLSPNGYMFNVLTFLFIIFFAFFYASIVFNTKDISENLKKQGGFIPGVRPGESTASYLNEVAGRLTLGGALYLGIISTLPWVLVKTMGVPFYFGGTSVLIVVSVALDTMRRIEAQSYTNKYQTLSAVGL
- the map gene encoding type I methionyl aminopeptidase, with protein sequence MAITLKRPAEIEKMRAANKIVARTLDHVSTIIKPGISLLEIDKICEDMIRAAGAKPAFKGLYGFPNAACISVNEVVIHGIPNEYKLKEGDIVSVDIGSNLDGYFGDSARTFGVGKISKEDEALIACSKDALYFAIDIIRAGMHFKEICYELEKFIIGRGYVPLRGYCGHGIGKRPHEEPEIPNYLEGNNPKAGPKIKEGMVFCIEPMICQKDGTPVLGSDNWKVTSKDGLRTSHYEHCMAIVNGKAEILSQA
- the infA gene encoding translation initiation factor IF-1, whose protein sequence is MAKDDVIEIDGNVVEALPNATFKVELDNKHIILCHIAGKMRMHYIKIMPGDRVKVELTPYSLDKGRITYRYK
- the rpmJ gene encoding 50S ribosomal protein L36; this encodes MKVRPSVKKMCDKCKIVKRSGIIRVICENPKHKQRQG
- the rpsM gene encoding 30S ribosomal protein S13 encodes the protein MARIAGVDLPNKKRIEYGLTYIYGIGLYKSRQILDAAGISYDKRVYELSEDEAAAIRKEIQEHHVVEGDLRKQVAMDIKALMDLGSYRGLRHRKGLPVRGQKTKTNARTRKGRRKTVGAATK
- the rpsK gene encoding 30S ribosomal protein S11 translates to MAKRKIVKKKVVRKSIAKGIVYISATFNNTMVTVTDEMGNAIAWSSAGGLGFKGSKKSTPYAAQQAVEDALNKAKEHGIKEVGVKVQGPGSGRETAVKSVGTVEGIKVSFFKDITPLPHNGCRPPKRRRV
- the rpsD gene encoding 30S ribosomal protein S4; amino-acid sequence: MARYTGPVEKLERRLGVSLALKGERRLAGKSAFEKRPYAPGQHGQRRAKISEYGLQLREKQKAKFMYGVSEKQFRRLFQEAARREGNTGALLVQLLEQRLDNVVYRMGFATTRRFARQLVTHGHILVNGKRVDIPSYRVEPGAKVEIVEKSKNNPQIVRAIDLTAQTGIVAWVDVEKEKKFGIFTRNPEREEVIIPVEERFIVELYSK
- a CDS encoding DNA-directed RNA polymerase subunit alpha, producing MRKITTSAYMPTEIEVKSVSENVANITAYPFEAGYAVTLAHPLRRLLYTSTVGFAPIGVKIKGVSHEFDSMRGMLEDVAFFIINLKKIRFKLKSASEREVIEYSFKGPKEITGADLNNDLVEIVNPDAYLATINEDAELNFSVIIQKGIGYVPSEEIREEIEDDYIALDAFFTPVKKAVYDIQNVLVEDDPDYEKIVFTITTDGQVSPIEAFKNCLEAMYQQMSVFKGILDIDVSTPVTSSSAGGEFSKLLSSVEDLNLSARSFNCLDKADIRFIGELALMDENELKELKNLGKKSLEEIKAVMEEIGYPVGTDVLKDGKEQLRKKITELKAQMSVKE
- the rplQ gene encoding 50S ribosomal protein L17 is translated as MRHKHGYRKLGRTSSHRSALLKNLAIAIIKSEKIETTLPKAKELRSYVEKLITRARKGDSNAHRAVFASLQDKETTNKLVTEVAPKFKERNGGYTRIIKTRVRRGDAAEMAYIELVAE
- a CDS encoding ABC transporter permease — its product is MILAIFALWQVVCELEIFTPYILPSPITTLKTMFDMSLSGELITHVTISFKRIFVGYTFAFVLAFIFGGVAALFPKASIYYEWILEFFRNVPPLSLIAILVLWFGINETPKIIIIILASFFPMFLSISKGLTSCDVKLIEVGKIFCFSKFEIFYKIILKNAIKDIFVGMRIGFGYAMRAIVGAEMIAASSGLGYLILDAEELSRADRIFVGIFTIGICGVLIDRIFLFLISKFSLLRSEK